The following proteins are encoded in a genomic region of Sulfurimonas sp. HSL3-7:
- a CDS encoding alpha/beta fold hydrolase, with product MRIPKHEAVVLLHGLGLHAYFMAKVARRLNENGYDVYNIDYPSRYHNIETVTAFIHDQIQNKQIGVYRHVHLIGHSLGGILARNLLYRYWCRNQGKVIALAPPNKGSLLVDRLRVYSPLRWYLGPAFLELGSNSHFLNNLQYIPNDYHVIAGNSSKWTLFGRLFSDENDGVVSVESTLAEGMERTHHSVYPVTHFSILYDEDVFNCILKILK from the coding sequence ATGCGTATTCCTAAACACGAAGCTGTTGTTCTGCTGCATGGTCTGGGTCTTCATGCATATTTTATGGCAAAAGTGGCCAGACGTCTGAATGAGAACGGCTATGATGTCTACAATATCGATTACCCATCTCGATATCATAATATTGAGACGGTGACGGCATTTATTCACGACCAAATTCAGAATAAACAGATAGGCGTATACCGGCACGTTCATCTGATAGGCCATTCTTTGGGTGGAATTCTGGCTCGGAATCTTCTCTATCGGTATTGGTGTCGGAACCAAGGGAAAGTTATTGCACTGGCCCCGCCGAATAAAGGTTCACTGTTGGTAGACAGGTTGAGAGTATATTCGCCATTAAGATGGTATCTTGGCCCAGCATTTTTGGAACTGGGAAGTAACTCTCATTTCCTCAACAATTTACAATACATTCCAAACGATTATCATGTCATTGCAGGGAACAGTTCAAAATGGACACTCTTCGGCCGTTTGTTCAGCGACGAAAACGACGGCGTTGTAAGTGTTGAAAGTACCCTTGCCGAAGGTATGGAAAGAACACATCACAGTGTATATCCGGTCACACATTTTTCTATTTTATATGATGAAGATGTTTTTAATTGTATTTTGAAAATTTTAAAGTAG
- a CDS encoding VWA domain-containing protein has translation MTFEYPYLLLLLFPLFYCLYRCKEKIVQGYFVHLDFFTTHTKLLRWEWILKITAVLFLMTAVASPIIIDKTDPLNRKGIDIVLSIDGSGSMNASGFDENSRDSRFEITQKIAQDFVMKRYEDNVGVVLFGDFAFIASPVTYEKEIVSEMIGYLSHGMAGQNTAIGEGIVMGLRALKESKAKSRVVILLTDGEHNSGRISPKEATELAKQEGIKIYTIGIGNKGEFDKALLEKIAEESGGHFFAAYNKEELQKAYEEIDAMEQSRIKSREFQVKEYYFQWPLLGALAVLLFILWQRSRA, from the coding sequence ATGACTTTTGAGTACCCCTATCTCCTCTTACTGTTGTTCCCTCTGTTCTATTGTCTTTACCGCTGTAAAGAGAAAATAGTGCAGGGGTATTTTGTCCACCTGGATTTTTTTACGACACATACAAAACTGTTGCGTTGGGAGTGGATACTTAAGATCACTGCTGTTCTCTTCCTGATGACTGCAGTTGCATCACCTATTATCATTGACAAGACGGATCCGTTAAACCGCAAGGGGATCGATATCGTCTTGTCTATTGACGGCAGCGGCTCAATGAATGCGTCCGGGTTTGATGAAAACTCCCGCGACAGCCGTTTTGAGATCACGCAAAAGATCGCGCAGGACTTTGTGATGAAACGTTATGAGGACAATGTCGGAGTGGTGCTTTTTGGCGATTTTGCTTTTATCGCATCGCCGGTGACCTATGAAAAAGAGATCGTCTCCGAGATGATCGGTTATCTTTCACACGGGATGGCGGGACAGAATACGGCAATAGGTGAAGGCATTGTGATGGGGCTGCGTGCTTTAAAGGAGTCCAAGGCTAAAAGCAGGGTTGTTATTTTGCTGACTGACGGTGAGCATAACAGCGGCCGCATCTCTCCTAAGGAAGCGACTGAGCTAGCAAAACAAGAGGGGATAAAGATCTACACGATAGGTATCGGCAACAAAGGGGAATTCGACAAAGCCCTTCTGGAAAAGATCGCCGAAGAGAGCGGCGGCCATTTCTTCGCCGCATATAATAAAGAAGAGCTGCAAAAGGCTTATGAAGAAATCGATGCGATGGAACAGTCCCGCATTAAAAGCCGGGAGTTTCAGGTCAAAGAGTACTATTTTCAATGGCCTTTGCTGGGCGCTCTGGCCGTACTCCTTTTTATACTTTGGCAGAGGAGCCGTGCATGA
- a CDS encoding rhodanese-like domain-containing protein, whose translation MRYLITFMLLMTTLLQAEIIIEPISQELLAKKVPLIDIRTEGEWKETGIIKGAIPITFFNEQGQYDLEKFLAELNAKVDTKKEFALICRSGSRSNMVGKYLSDKLGYKVIDIQGGMLDARQRNVPVVPYEGQ comes from the coding sequence ATGAGATACCTGATTACTTTTATGCTGCTTATGACAACGCTTCTGCAAGCAGAGATTATCATTGAACCGATCTCTCAAGAGTTACTGGCCAAAAAAGTGCCTCTTATCGATATTCGGACAGAGGGAGAGTGGAAAGAGACAGGTATTATCAAAGGTGCAATACCTATCACCTTCTTTAACGAACAGGGCCAATACGACCTGGAAAAATTCCTTGCCGAACTCAATGCAAAAGTCGACACCAAAAAAGAGTTTGCACTGATCTGCCGCAGCGGCAGCCGTTCAAACATGGTTGGAAAATATCTCTCGGACAAACTTGGCTACAAGGTGATCGATATACAGGGCGGGATGCTTGATGCCAGACAACGCAATGTGCCTGTAGTGCCTTACGAAGGACAATAG
- a CDS encoding DUF1653 domain-containing protein, which translates to MLKAGLYQHYKGNRYEVIEIVRHSETEEELVLYRALYGERGLWVRPLAMFTESVKVDGLTVPRFAHIGEQA; encoded by the coding sequence GTGCTTAAAGCAGGGCTTTATCAGCACTATAAAGGCAATCGATACGAGGTGATCGAGATCGTACGCCACTCGGAAACGGAGGAAGAGCTGGTGCTCTACCGCGCCCTTTACGGCGAAAGGGGCCTGTGGGTGCGTCCTTTGGCGATGTTTACGGAGAGCGTGAAAGTCGACGGACTTACTGTGCCGCGTTTTGCGCATATCGGGGAGCAAGCATGA
- a CDS encoding YchJ family metal-binding protein: MQKAQTPEQLMRSRYSAFALGEAAYLLKTSMPKHHAADELEQLKAQMGQVEWLKLEVLDAHDDIVEFKAYYRDEIGIHLLHEKSRFVFDGSRWLYDEGTLFNTKIERNEPCPCGSGKKYKKCCG, encoded by the coding sequence TTGCAAAAAGCACAAACCCCCGAACAGCTGATGCGTTCACGTTACAGTGCCTTTGCCCTGGGAGAGGCGGCGTATCTGCTCAAGACGTCGATGCCAAAACATCATGCTGCAGATGAGCTTGAGCAGCTTAAGGCACAGATGGGACAGGTTGAATGGCTCAAGCTCGAAGTACTGGATGCACATGACGACATTGTCGAGTTCAAGGCCTATTACCGTGATGAAATCGGCATCCATCTTCTGCATGAGAAGAGCCGATTCGTTTTTGACGGTTCTCGGTGGCTCTATGACGAGGGCACGCTTTTCAACACAAAGATCGAGCGCAATGAACCGTGTCCCTGCGGCAGTGGAAAAAAATACAAAAAGTGTTGCGGGTAG
- a CDS encoding MMPL family transporter has translation MYYHTPKVSSYVEKVQKHRLKIILGYLFVTVLSLFLYRPEFMTSDALFWLNESKEMQRTKMQSYEADHIGRLVLSLDTFDEGVKAKLNQFQKRLESLDGVRHVESLCSSYRIYNESSGEGSSLVKATHLGMMDAKALQAFVKVFDGRYENFVNNDFTKVAYYIYSSKPVNLDGVKIPYAYSYSEPDADANLSDYILYAMAVVFTIILFFRLLFHNYISALAALMIITLTLVATFTLSFVVSGSNKVHISMTLIVVSIALVDYLYFYYRWHVSQYKADTSRAMLKTINRNLSPAFWTTFITLIGLGPLLFVDSIIVQQLSLSVILASGFAYLLNLTLLPAVLSYFRVKHPKVEFARYCYIFANREIHYNKNYLKFFLGASTIVLIAGAYQLLFVQEKLFAQNVEKDIISISVPYNEVDLDLLKKIDAFETALKKENDGVKEVYSLLSVMKLFNEASGQKDIFSEQNYMQALFFLELYGLEENLINNDTLRLRVSLEDIDKNSVIHWLQNYHKIPIYFTDINSIIDSAKIDKVAMLGISLGTALIMIGVIMGWIFRNKEMVFVGFITNAIPIIWFTLFLNIFNIVLSLEVLIAMTITVGLASDATVHFAYKYYRSRFFGRTQKHALEIMFFYAGVPVIIGGIVLTGVFVLLTLTDVPSLELIGGYGASLMILSLLTDLLILPVLLLAIDRFGIKRALQ, from the coding sequence ATGTATTACCACACCCCGAAGGTCAGCTCCTATGTGGAGAAAGTGCAAAAACACCGATTGAAGATCATTCTGGGTTATCTCTTCGTCACGGTTCTGTCGCTCTTTCTATACCGTCCGGAATTCATGACCTCGGATGCCCTTTTCTGGTTAAACGAATCAAAAGAGATGCAGCGTACCAAGATGCAGTCGTACGAAGCAGATCATATCGGGAGGCTAGTCCTTTCACTGGATACCTTTGATGAAGGGGTCAAAGCGAAACTCAACCAATTCCAGAAGCGGCTGGAATCTTTGGACGGGGTCCGTCATGTTGAATCCCTCTGCAGTTCGTACCGTATCTATAACGAGAGCAGCGGCGAGGGGTCTTCACTGGTCAAAGCGACGCATCTGGGAATGATGGATGCAAAAGCGCTGCAGGCGTTTGTAAAAGTCTTTGACGGTCGCTATGAGAACTTTGTCAACAACGACTTTACCAAAGTTGCCTACTATATCTATTCAAGCAAGCCTGTGAATCTTGACGGCGTCAAGATACCGTATGCGTACAGCTATTCCGAACCGGATGCCGATGCGAATCTGAGTGATTATATTCTCTACGCCATGGCAGTGGTCTTTACCATTATACTTTTTTTCCGTCTGCTGTTTCATAACTATATCTCGGCTTTGGCTGCGCTGATGATCATCACCCTGACCCTGGTTGCAACCTTTACCCTCAGCTTTGTGGTGAGCGGAAGCAACAAAGTGCATATCTCGATGACACTGATCGTTGTGAGTATTGCACTTGTAGATTATCTCTATTTCTATTACCGCTGGCATGTGTCGCAATATAAGGCGGATACCTCGCGCGCCATGCTCAAAACGATCAACAGAAATCTCAGCCCCGCTTTTTGGACAACTTTTATTACATTGATCGGGTTGGGACCGCTTCTCTTTGTCGACTCCATTATTGTGCAGCAGCTGAGCCTGAGTGTCATTCTGGCCTCTGGGTTTGCCTATCTGCTGAACCTGACACTGCTGCCTGCCGTTTTGAGCTACTTCCGGGTGAAGCATCCGAAAGTCGAGTTCGCACGTTACTGTTACATCTTTGCCAACCGCGAGATTCATTACAATAAAAACTATCTCAAGTTTTTCCTGGGTGCTTCGACTATTGTATTGATTGCAGGTGCTTATCAGCTCCTTTTTGTGCAAGAGAAGCTCTTCGCCCAAAATGTAGAGAAGGATATTATCAGCATATCCGTTCCTTATAATGAAGTTGACCTGGATCTGCTGAAAAAGATCGATGCTTTCGAAACAGCATTGAAAAAAGAGAATGACGGTGTCAAAGAGGTCTACTCATTGCTGAGTGTCATGAAGCTCTTTAATGAGGCCAGTGGTCAAAAAGATATTTTTAGTGAACAAAACTATATGCAGGCACTTTTTTTCCTGGAACTTTACGGCCTGGAAGAGAATCTGATCAATAATGACACCTTGCGGCTGCGCGTCAGTCTGGAAGATATCGATAAGAACAGTGTTATACACTGGCTGCAGAACTATCATAAAATACCTATCTATTTTACGGACATTAACAGTATCATTGACAGCGCGAAAATAGATAAGGTGGCGATGCTGGGCATATCGCTGGGAACGGCTTTGATTATGATAGGGGTAATAATGGGGTGGATTTTTAGAAACAAGGAGATGGTCTTCGTCGGTTTCATCACCAATGCAATCCCGATTATCTGGTTTACCCTCTTTCTGAACATCTTTAATATAGTGCTGAGTCTGGAGGTGCTGATTGCCATGACGATTACGGTGGGACTTGCTTCAGATGCTACGGTCCACTTTGCCTATAAATATTACCGGAGCCGGTTCTTTGGACGGACGCAGAAACACGCGCTGGAAATCATGTTCTTCTATGCCGGTGTTCCGGTCATCATCGGCGGCATCGTTCTGACAGGTGTTTTTGTGCTTCTGACGCTGACGGATGTCCCCTCACTGGAACTGATAGGCGGGTACGGAGCCTCGTTGATGATATTGTCGCTGTTGACCGATCTGTTAATCCTTCCTGTACTGCTCTTGGCCATCGATCGCTTTGGCATAAAAAGGGCTCTTCAGTAA
- a CDS encoding ATP-binding cassette domain-containing protein, with translation MVRTQNLTMRFGSRILFEDINIKLDQHKRYGLIGANGAGKTTFLKILSGEIKEYEGEVIIGSGLKVGVLGQNQYAFEDFTIMDAVLYGNKRLYDAVKEKEELYTTGDFEDDKVNERLGELEMICVEEDPTYEYEIQIAKILENVGIPAEEHYNLMSSLKTSDKFKVLLAQVLFPKPDVLFLDEPTNNLDIESIGWLENELQRHEGTMVVISHDRHFLNAVVTNILDVDYQKIREFTGNYDDWYIASTVMAKQLENDNAKKLKEKADLEAFVRRFSANASKAKQATSRQKQLDKLNIEDIKPSSRRDPSIVFKAKRQMGDEALWLEGVSHAYGDLEVLKDMTIRVEPGEKIALIGANGVGKTTFCKIIMEEMKPTAGSVHWGATIENSYFPQDTTDQIKGDGTLYEWLRGFDPKRDIAEIRNCLGRMLFNGEQQEKSVEKISGGEKHRMMLSKMMLENGNFLVLDEPTNHLDLEAIVALGEALYNFEGNVICVSHDRELLDAFADRVIELHSDGSYIDFKGSYEEFAEAKANGSL, from the coding sequence ATGGTTAGAACACAAAACTTAACGATGCGTTTCGGCAGTCGTATCCTATTTGAAGATATCAACATTAAACTTGACCAGCACAAACGCTATGGTCTGATCGGTGCCAACGGCGCCGGAAAAACAACTTTTTTGAAAATTTTAAGTGGCGAGATCAAAGAGTATGAAGGCGAAGTGATCATCGGCAGCGGCCTCAAAGTGGGCGTTCTGGGGCAGAACCAGTATGCCTTTGAAGATTTCACGATCATGGACGCGGTACTGTACGGTAACAAACGTCTTTATGATGCGGTCAAAGAGAAGGAAGAACTCTATACGACGGGCGATTTCGAAGATGACAAGGTCAATGAGCGCCTGGGCGAACTGGAAATGATCTGTGTTGAGGAAGACCCGACTTATGAGTATGAGATCCAGATCGCCAAGATCCTCGAAAACGTCGGTATCCCGGCGGAAGAGCATTACAACCTGATGTCGTCGCTAAAGACCTCCGACAAGTTCAAGGTACTGCTTGCGCAGGTCCTCTTCCCGAAACCTGATGTCCTCTTCCTCGATGAACCTACCAACAATCTCGATATCGAGAGTATCGGCTGGCTGGAGAATGAACTGCAGCGCCATGAAGGGACGATGGTCGTCATCTCACACGATAGACACTTCCTTAATGCCGTTGTGACCAATATCCTGGATGTCGATTACCAGAAGATCCGCGAGTTCACTGGTAACTACGACGACTGGTATATCGCCTCGACCGTAATGGCGAAACAGCTCGAAAACGACAACGCCAAAAAGCTCAAAGAGAAAGCGGACCTCGAAGCCTTCGTCCGCCGTTTCTCTGCGAATGCGTCGAAAGCAAAACAGGCGACATCCCGCCAGAAACAGCTTGATAAGCTCAATATTGAAGATATCAAGCCCTCTTCGCGCCGTGACCCGAGCATCGTCTTTAAAGCGAAGCGCCAGATGGGGGACGAAGCACTCTGGCTTGAGGGCGTTTCACACGCCTACGGTGACCTTGAAGTCTTGAAAGATATGACGATCCGTGTTGAACCGGGCGAGAAGATTGCGCTTATCGGTGCCAACGGTGTGGGGAAGACAACATTCTGTAAGATTATCATGGAAGAGATGAAGCCGACGGCCGGTTCGGTCCACTGGGGTGCAACGATCGAAAATTCATACTTCCCGCAGGATACGACGGACCAGATCAAAGGCGACGGTACACTCTATGAGTGGCTGCGCGGTTTTGATCCTAAACGCGACATCGCAGAGATCCGTAACTGCCTGGGGCGTATGCTCTTCAACGGCGAGCAGCAGGAAAAATCGGTCGAGAAAATCTCGGGTGGTGAGAAACACCGTATGATGCTCTCCAAAATGATGCTTGAAAACGGTAACTTCCTGGTATTGGATGAGCCGACCAACCACCTTGACCTTGAGGCTATCGTCGCACTGGGTGAGGCCCTTTACAACTTCGAAGGCAATGTGATCTGTGTCTCGCATGACCGCGAGCTGCTCGATGCGTTCGCCGACAGAGTCATCGAACTGCACAGTGACGGAAGCTATATCGACTTCAAAGGAAGCTACGAAGAGTTCGCCGAGGCAAAAGCGAATGGCTCTCTTTAA
- a CDS encoding 3'-5' exonuclease encodes MKFIILDTETTGVDAEDRIIQLSYLVTDAEGNILEIHDQFCSAPVPIKFDSMAIHHITPEMLEGKPACVDTEAFRRLNELNTPENVLIIQNAEFDEAMLAKEGFTSKMKLVDTYRILRKKYPLQTPHGLQHKRYELGLYKKEQALIDELGVAVRAHDALGDVIVLKLFLDHLLQEQELEEMMELCSGPIMLDIMTFGKHKGKTFEEIALNDRNSLQYMIDTFDLDTDLRHTMETIMQQTKSQIKITIPFAKYRGQTPEEVAQIDPGFLVWIRDKADRISPELKEAVVKALADIGR; translated from the coding sequence TTGAAATTTATTATATTAGATACTGAAACAACAGGAGTCGATGCGGAAGACCGTATTATTCAATTAAGCTATTTGGTTACAGACGCAGAGGGCAATATCTTGGAGATACACGATCAATTCTGTAGCGCGCCGGTGCCGATCAAGTTTGATTCGATGGCGATTCACCATATTACGCCCGAGATGCTTGAAGGCAAACCGGCATGTGTCGATACGGAAGCGTTCAGACGTCTGAATGAACTCAACACGCCTGAAAATGTACTGATCATCCAAAATGCAGAGTTTGATGAGGCAATGCTGGCGAAAGAGGGGTTCACCTCCAAGATGAAGCTGGTTGACACCTACCGTATCCTGCGCAAAAAGTACCCGCTGCAGACCCCGCACGGTCTTCAGCATAAACGGTATGAACTGGGACTGTACAAAAAAGAGCAGGCCTTGATCGATGAGTTGGGCGTTGCCGTGCGTGCGCATGACGCCTTGGGTGATGTTATTGTGCTGAAACTCTTTTTAGACCATCTTTTGCAAGAACAAGAGTTGGAAGAGATGATGGAACTCTGTTCAGGGCCGATCATGCTCGATATCATGACGTTCGGCAAGCATAAAGGCAAGACCTTTGAAGAGATCGCGCTCAATGACCGCAATTCACTGCAATATATGATTGATACCTTTGACCTGGACACCGACCTTCGTCATACCATGGAAACGATCATGCAGCAGACGAAGTCACAGATCAAGATCACCATCCCTTTTGCGAAATACCGCGGTCAAACTCCGGAAGAAGTTGCGCAGATCGATCCTGGTTTCCTGGTCTGGATCCGCGACAAGGCGGACCGCATCTCTCCCGAACTTAAAGAGGCGGTCGTTAAAGCCCTCGCCGACATCGGTCGTTAG
- a CDS encoding VWA domain-containing protein, with the protein MILLEPHYLWLFLPLALLLLPRGPKHAATLLRQHLWLILSVTFIVVALSRPVLEQEPIDVEERGSDIIIALDLSFSMQADDVSPSRLEAARTMLKELIEAESKNRYGIIGYTTNAIILSPLSSDRELLLHLFEGLDETMIMTKGTVLMPALKLARKMSKSKRAIVVLLSDGGDALNYNEEASFAKENGLLVNVVLLGTHGGSTLKDRNGKVVKDEEGHIVVTSRNDAIEMVASASGGAVVESLSSLEDALASQKQEDFISNTKLMQYNELFYYFAASALLFAMLAFTFLGKKISRALSVLLLLFGINAQASLLEAYYFEAAKRDYAKENYRSAAALFSKIESDAARYNTASSYYRKGEYENALNGFMRIRTSDPDFKARLYFNMANCYIRLKEFAKAREMLIKSLTLNYDKEADENLAFIAKAEEQDHMLTGRQEGKKRAQDSQSESSPESAKKKEGGGSNQQSDADSSKGAGGKKTEGEERISFSGGKSRLSSKQYELINQRSVHETKPW; encoded by the coding sequence ATGATACTGCTGGAACCGCACTATTTATGGCTCTTTCTACCGCTGGCACTGCTGCTTTTGCCAAGAGGACCAAAACACGCAGCCACTCTTTTAAGGCAGCATCTTTGGTTGATCCTGTCTGTTACCTTTATTGTCGTCGCACTCTCTCGTCCGGTGCTTGAGCAGGAGCCTATTGATGTCGAAGAGCGCGGGAGCGACATTATCATTGCACTTGACCTCTCTTTTTCCATGCAGGCAGATGATGTTAGCCCCAGCCGTCTTGAAGCAGCCAGAACGATGCTTAAAGAACTTATAGAGGCAGAGAGCAAAAACCGTTACGGGATCATAGGATACACCACCAATGCGATTATTCTTTCACCGTTGAGCAGTGACAGGGAACTCTTACTGCATCTTTTTGAAGGTTTGGACGAGACTATGATCATGACCAAAGGCACGGTGCTGATGCCGGCGCTTAAACTCGCCAGAAAGATGTCTAAAAGCAAAAGAGCGATTGTGGTGCTGCTGAGCGATGGAGGCGATGCACTTAATTACAATGAGGAGGCCTCTTTTGCAAAAGAGAATGGACTTCTCGTCAATGTCGTCCTTTTAGGTACGCATGGTGGAAGCACGCTCAAAGACCGAAACGGGAAGGTTGTCAAAGATGAAGAGGGCCATATTGTTGTTACATCGCGCAACGATGCCATCGAAATGGTGGCATCAGCGTCCGGCGGCGCTGTTGTTGAAAGCCTCTCTTCGCTCGAAGATGCCCTCGCTTCGCAAAAGCAGGAGGATTTTATCTCTAACACCAAACTGATGCAGTATAACGAGCTTTTTTACTATTTCGCTGCTTCAGCACTGCTTTTTGCGATGCTGGCGTTTACTTTTTTAGGAAAAAAGATCTCTAGAGCCCTCTCCGTACTGCTGCTGCTTTTCGGTATTAACGCACAAGCCTCATTGTTGGAGGCCTACTATTTTGAGGCGGCAAAGCGGGATTATGCGAAAGAGAACTATCGAAGTGCGGCAGCACTTTTTTCCAAGATAGAGAGCGATGCAGCACGCTATAATACGGCATCGAGCTACTATAGAAAAGGTGAATATGAAAATGCACTCAACGGCTTTATGCGCATTCGGACGAGTGATCCGGATTTCAAAGCCAGGCTCTATTTTAATATGGCAAACTGCTATATACGTCTCAAAGAGTTTGCCAAGGCGAGAGAGATGCTGATAAAGTCCTTGACGCTGAACTATGACAAAGAGGCGGATGAGAATCTGGCTTTTATTGCGAAAGCTGAAGAGCAGGATCATATGCTGACAGGCCGTCAGGAGGGGAAAAAACGGGCCCAGGATTCACAGAGCGAGAGCTCGCCTGAAAGCGCTAAGAAAAAAGAGGGCGGGGGTTCCAACCAACAGAGTGATGCCGATTCTTCCAAAGGGGCCGGCGGTAAAAAGACGGAGGGCGAGGAGCGTATCTCCTTTTCAGGCGGAAAGTCAAGACTCTCGTCAAAGCAGTATGAACTGATCAATCAAAGGAGTGTGCATGAGACAAAACCGTGGTAG
- a CDS encoding translation initiation factor has translation MSRGKKLDLQIGAEFDEGWAQVTEKRASVIVESLEPSRHQLVFHKEKRRGKPVTLVGPFSVSKDEMKELLKTLKKRLGCGGTVNEVFLEFQGDIQTKLKGLLEEMEYRFKRR, from the coding sequence ATGAGCAGAGGCAAGAAACTTGATCTTCAGATCGGCGCTGAATTTGACGAAGGGTGGGCCCAGGTTACTGAGAAACGGGCAAGTGTGATAGTGGAGAGTCTGGAACCTTCCAGGCACCAGCTTGTTTTTCACAAAGAGAAACGCAGGGGCAAGCCCGTGACACTGGTGGGGCCTTTCTCCGTCTCCAAGGATGAGATGAAAGAGCTGCTCAAAACCCTGAAAAAGAGGTTGGGCTGCGGCGGAACGGTCAATGAAGTGTTTCTTGAGTTTCAGGGGGATATCCAGACGAAACTCAAAGGGCTTCTAGAAGAGATGGAGTATCGCTTTAAACGCAGATAA
- a CDS encoding DUF5718 family protein gives MALFKDCLGLGIAGNFALHLEQAGELADFKDVITEDPNGPKGIFPFYIPGFENRLGVYPISGDTIILPDEESNVQAEPEVALICEISYENGSVSAITPKQFAAYNDCSIRKEGAKKISEKKNWGPSSKGLSPKLIDIDTFEEGSMLDHWRICSFLRRGDMMMRYGEDVELSGYSFFYQKLLDWMRNQINEQVDKGPLEPLIEYIEKAGYPERAVISIGATRYTTYGETTFLEEGDEVIVVVYDNDLYCKNPIMMMAQKGELDAPGVSALVQKVKRA, from the coding sequence ATGGCTCTCTTTAAAGACTGTCTCGGGCTGGGGATCGCCGGAAACTTCGCGCTTCATCTGGAGCAGGCCGGTGAACTGGCGGACTTCAAGGATGTCATAACGGAAGACCCCAACGGGCCGAAGGGGATCTTCCCTTTCTATATTCCGGGTTTTGAGAACCGGCTCGGGGTCTACCCGATCTCCGGCGACACGATTATCCTGCCTGACGAAGAGTCGAACGTCCAGGCAGAACCCGAAGTCGCTCTGATCTGCGAGATAAGCTACGAGAACGGCAGCGTCAGTGCGATCACACCGAAGCAGTTTGCTGCCTACAACGACTGTTCCATCCGAAAAGAGGGGGCCAAGAAGATCTCGGAAAAGAAGAACTGGGGCCCTTCAAGCAAGGGATTGAGCCCGAAGCTGATCGATATCGATACCTTTGAGGAAGGAAGCATGCTTGACCACTGGCGTATCTGCAGCTTCCTTCGCCGCGGCGATATGATGATGCGCTACGGTGAGGATGTCGAACTCAGCGGTTACAGCTTTTTCTACCAGAAACTGCTTGACTGGATGCGAAACCAGATCAATGAACAGGTCGACAAGGGTCCGCTTGAACCGCTGATCGAGTACATCGAAAAAGCCGGCTATCCCGAGAGAGCCGTTATCAGCATCGGTGCGACACGTTATACGACGTACGGTGAGACGACTTTCCTTGAAGAGGGCGACGAGGTGATTGTCGTTGTCTATGACAATGACCTCTACTGCAAAAATCCGATCATGATGATGGCCCAGAAGGGCGAGTTGGACGCGCCGGGTGTCAGCGCGCTTGTCCAGAAGGTCAAGCGTGCTTAA